Proteins encoded together in one Epinephelus moara isolate mb chromosome 2, YSFRI_EMoa_1.0, whole genome shotgun sequence window:
- the omgb gene encoding uncharacterized protein omgb isoform X3, producing MKTQQPASRLKKTMSIHFVSLIFIWLLPLTASSAVTSGHNKNLTDAMTETQETPNKFTHDQLTTQEAFSSNPLSEVSGPNMTPSIKVDANPAEEKATNSTTKPSLQSTLTMPSKTTAATPTNSTDSQFNSSTVITSAITIATSHASIPTTATRVPSVLSSSTQSPFSSDKMTQLSTRPTLSTELISTTTSSTKPGEYKSTTTSHVTHDAMQPTGLYKTSVATKKTPFIHINKAKERQDPLQKKATPNKGTDHSKAVAGLIGGALVLMMVGFLLIYIKQWNLRRQQITTSDWAGPSPFLEGGADNGQVTLRSSNRISLSSFLPQSLTKRLSMLPDTDEELEDMTQGTTFGREVDGNYVQESNGTAVVVPEMKSTGDTPERLKTLSQ from the coding sequence ATGAAGACACAGCAACCAGCCTCAAGACTTAAGAAAACAATGAGCATCCATTTTGTAAGCCTCATTTTCATATGGCTGCTGCCACTGACAGCAAGTAGCGCAGTGACATCTGGCCACAATAAAAACCTTACTGATGCCatgacagaaacacaggaaacacCAAATAAGTTCACTCATGACCAGCTGACAACACAGGAGGCGTTCAGCTCAAACCCACTGTCAGAGGTCTCAGGTCCTAACATGACACCGTCTATCAAAGTTGATGCAAAtccagcagaggaaaaagctACAAACTCCACCACTAAACCTTCACTGCAAAGTACTCTAACAATGCCTTCAAAGACAACAGCAGCAACTCCAACCAATTCCACTGATTCTCAGTTCAACAGCTCCACAGTCATAACATCAGCAATAACCATTGCTACCAGTCACGCCAGCATCCCAACCACAGCTACAAGGGTACCGTCAGTACTGAGCAGCTCCACTCAAAGCCCATTCAGCAGTGATAAAATGACCCAATTATCTACACGTCCAACATTGTCTACAGAACTTATCTCCACCACAACCAGTTCTACCAAGCCTGGTGAATACAAATCTACAACCACAAGCCATGTCACGCATGATGCTATGCAGCCAACAGGTTTATACAAAACTTCAGTTGCCACAAAAAAGACACCATTTATCCACATCAACAAGGCAAAGGAAAGACAAGATCCTCTACAAAAAAAAGCAACGCCCAATAAGGGCACAGACCACAGTAAAGCAGTGGCAGGGCTGATAGGTGGAGCCCTGGTACTGATGATGGTAGGATTCCTACTCATCTATATAAAGCAATGGAACCTTCGGAGGCAGCAGATAACAACTAGTGACTGGGCAGGTCCTTCACCATTTCTTGAGGGTGGAGCCGACAATGGCCAGGTCACACTGAGGTCATCAAACCGAATATCTCTGTCTAGCTTCCTGCCTCAGAGCCTCACCAAAAGGTTGTCCATGCTCCCAGACACAGATGAGGAGTTAGAAGACATGACACAAGGTACTACATTTGGTCGAGAGGTGGATGGAAATTATGTACAAGAAAGCAATGGGACTGCTGTAGTTGTTCCAGAAATGAAAAGCACAGGAGATACTCCAGAGAGGTTGAAAACCCTGTCTCAGTGA